A DNA window from Brassica napus cultivar Da-Ae chromosome A4, Da-Ae, whole genome shotgun sequence contains the following coding sequences:
- the LOC106449770 gene encoding uncharacterized protein LOC106449770, which yields MEALAMAGTDYQEWGLSVEEWEFQESVVPPHLLADDSEKDEEEDYQNEDDRVFDGVEVKQSLTCDIRASVGKLIEESMSHIIVHLKLLKFLRHLLENFLFRHVLDFIL from the coding sequence ATGGAGGCTTTAGCGATGGCAGGAACCGATTATCAAGAATGGGGACTTAGTGTTGAGGAATGGGAGTTTCAAGAATCAGTAGTTCCGCCCCATTTGCTTGCAGACGATTCTGAaaaggacgaagaagaagattatCAAAATGAGGAtgatagagttttcgatggcgTAGAGGTTAAACAATCTCTTACTTGTGACATTCGAGCTTCGGTTGGGAAATTGATTGAAGAATCGATGTCACATATCATTGTTCACCTCAAGCTGCTTAAGTTCTTGAGACATCTTCTTGAGAACTTTTTATTTAGACATGTTcttgattttattttgtaa
- the LOC106446405 gene encoding tryptophan N-monooxygenase 2, protein MDTIASNSSDLTTKPSPQTSPFSNMYFLTTLQALVVISLLMIIKKIKSSSHNKKLHPLPPGPSGFPIVGMLPAMLKNRPVFRWLHSLMKELNTEIACVRLGNTHVIPVTCPKIAREIFKQQDALFASRPLTYAQKILSNGYKTCVITPFGEQFKKMRKVIMTEIVCPARHRWLHDNRAEETDHLTAWLYNMVKNSEPVDLRFVTRHYCGNAIKRLMFGTRTFSEKTKTDGGPTMEDIEHMEAMFEGLGFTFAFCVSDYLPMLTGLDLNGHEKIMREASAIMDKYHDPIIDERIKMWREGKRTQIEDFLDIFISIKDADGHPLLTADEIKPTIKELVMAAPDNPSNAVEWAMAEMINKPEILQKAIEEIERVVGKERLVQESDIPKLNYLKAIIREAFRLHPVAAFNLPHVALSDTTVAGYHIPKGSQVLLSRYGLGRNPKVWSDPLSFKPERHLNECLEVTLTENDLRFISFSTGKRGCAAPALGTAITVMMLARLLQGFKWKLAGGETRVELMESSHDMFLAKPLVMVGELRLSEELYPMVN, encoded by the exons ATGGATACTATAGCATCAAACTCTTCGGATCTCACGACCAAGCCTAGTCCCCAAACATCTCCGTTTAGCAACATGTATTTCCTCACAACACTTCAAGCTCTTGTAGTCATTTCTCTCTTAATGataatcaagaaaataaagtcATCTTCACATAACAAGAAGCTGCACCCTCTACCACCGGGTCCCAGCGGGTTTCCGATCGTAgggatgcttccagcaatgctTAAAAACCGTCCGGTTTTCCGGTGGCTTCATAGCCTCATGAAAGAGCTTAACACGGAGATAGCTTGTGTGCGTCTAGGAAACACTCACGTCATTCCAGTCACATGTCCTAAGATAGCGCGTGAGATATTCAAGCAACAAGACGCACTATTTGCATCAAGACCACTCACTTACGCTCAAAAGATACTCTCCAACGGCTACAAAACATGCGTGATCACACCCTTCGGCGAACAATTCAAGAAGATGAGGAAAGTGATCATGACGGAGATTGTTTGTCCGGCAAGGCACCGATGGCTACATGATAATAGAGCTGAGGAAACCGATCATCTAACCGCTTGGCTTTATAACATGGTTAAAAACTCTGAACCGGTCGATCTCCGCTTTGTTACAAGGCATTACTGTGGAAATGCTATTAAGAGGCTTATGTTCGGAACGAGGACGTTCTCGGAGAAAACCAAAACCGATGGTGGACCGACCATGGAAGATATTGAGCATATGGAAGCTATGTTTGAGGGGTTAGGGTTTACGTTTGCGTTTTGTGTATCGGACTATCTACCCATGCTTACGGGATTGGATCTAAACGGACATGAGAAGATCATGAGAGAAGCTAGTGCAATTATGGATAAATATCATGATCCTATTATTGATGAGAGGATTAAAATGTGGAGAGAAGGAAAGAGAACTCAGATTGAAGATTTTCTAGACATTTTCATCTCTATCAAGGACGCAGATGGCCACCCTTTGCTTACCGCTGATGAAATCAAACCAACCATTAAG gaACTTGTAATGGCGGCTCCAGACAATCCATCGAACGCCGTGGAATGGGCCATGGCGGAGATGATAAATAAACCGGAGATCCTTCAGAAAGCAATAGAAGAGATAGAAAGAGTCGTCGGCAAAGAAAGACTCGTCCAAGAATCCGACATACCTAAACTTAACTATCTCAAAGCTATTATCCGTGAAGCTTTCCGTCTTCATCCCGTCGCCGCGTTTAACCTCCCACATGTGGCCCTTTCCGATACAACCGTCGCTGGTTACCATATCCCTAAAGGAAGTCAAGTTTTACTTAGCCGTTACGGTCTTGGTCGTAACCCTAAGGTTTGGTCTGATCCACTGAGTTTTAAACCGGAGAGACATCTCAATGAGTGCTTGGAAGTGACTTTAACCGAGAACGATCTCCGGTTTATCTCGTTTAGTACCGGAAAGAGAGGATGTGCTGCTCCTGCGTTAGGTACGGCCATAACTGTCATGATGCTCGCTAGGCTTTTGCAAGGGTTTAAGTGGAAACTAGCTGGAGGTGAGACACGTGTCGAGTTGATGGAATCGAGCCATGATATGTTTCTTGCGAAGCCTTTGGTTATGGTCGGAGAATTGAGGTTGTCGGAGGAACTGTACCCGATGGTAAACTGA